CCGCTGGTCGCGGGATTGTTGTGGGCGAGCTCGGCCTTCGCGGCCGACTATTCGCTGCTCAACGTCTCCTACGATCCGACGCGCGAGCTCTATGTCGATTTCAACAAGGCGTTCGCGAGCGCCTATCAGAAGGAGACCGGCAAGAGCGTCGAGATCAAGCAGTCGCATGGCGGTTCGGGCTCGCAGGCCCGCTCGGTGATCGACGGATTGCAGGCCGACATCGTCACGCTGGCGCTGGCCTATGACATCGATGCGATCGCGGGCAAGGGCCTGCTGCCAGCCGATTGGCAGAAGCGGCTGCCGCTCAACGCCTCGCCCTACACCTCGACTATCGTGTTCCTGGTGCGCAAGGGCAATCCCAAGGGCATCAAGGATTGGGACGATCTGATCAAGCCCGGCGTTGCCGTGATCACGCCGAACCCGAAGACCTCGGGCGGTGCGCGCTGGAACTATCTTGCCGCCTGGGGCTACGCGCAGAAGAAGTTCGGATCGGTCGACAAGGCCAAGAAGTTCGTCGCCGACCTCTACCAGAATGTGCCGGTGCTCGACACCGGGGCGCGCGGCTCGACCGTGACCTTCGTCGAGCGCGGCGTCGGCGACGTGCTGCTGGCGTGGGAGAACGAGGCCTTTCTGGCGCTGCGCGAATTCGGCGCGGACAAGTTCGAGATCGTGGCGCCGCCGCAGTCGATCCTCGCCGAGCCGCCGGTCGCCGTCGTCGATACGGTCGCCGACAAGAAGGGCACCCGCGCCGTCGCGGAAGCCTATCTGAAGTACTGGTACACCAAGGAGGGCCAGGAGATCGCCGCGCGCAACTCCTACCGGCCGCGCGATCCCGAGATCGCCAAGGAGTACGAAAAATCCTTCGCCAAGGTCGAACTTTTCACCATCGACGACGTTTTCGGTGGTTGGACCAAGGCGCAGAAGGAGCACTTCGCCGAGGGCGGCATCTTCGATCAGATCTACAAGAACTGATCACGCGCATGATCCGGAAAAGCGTGACGCGGTTTTCCGTAGAGATCATGCGCAAAGCGCTTCAGGGGGACTGGTGAGTACAGCGGTTGCAAGGCGCAGTACCCTGCCGGGGTTCGGTCTCACCATGGGACTGACCCTGACATGGCTCTCCGTGATCATCCTGATTCCGCTGGCCGCTCTGTTCCTCAAGACGTTCGAGCTTAGCCTCGATCAGTTCTGGACCATCGTCACCAGCCGCCGCACCCTGAACGCGCTGAAGATTTCGTTCGGGCTTTCGTTCGCCGCCGCCTGCGTCAACCTGGTGATGGGCACCATCATCGTCTGGGCGCTGGTGCGCTATCGCTTTCCGGGCCGGCGGCTGTTCGATGCCATCGTCGATATTCCGTTTGCCTTGCCGACGGCGGTCGCCGGCGTCGCGCTGACGCAGCTGTTCGCCCAGAAGGGCTGGCTCGGCGCGCCGCTCGCCGAGCTCGGCATCAAGGTCGCGTTCACGCCGATCGGCATCTTCATCGCGATGATCTTCATTGGCATTCCCTTCGTGGTGCGTACGGTACAGCCGGTGTTGATCGATCTCGATCCCGAGATCGAGGAGGCGGCGGCGAGCCTGGGCGCCAGTCGCTGGCACACCGTGTTTCGCGTCATCCTGCCGAGTTTGATCCCGGCGCTGCTCACCGGCTTTGCGCTCGCCTTTGCGCGCGCCATCGGTGAGTACGGGTCGGTGATCTTCATCGCCGGCAATCTGCCCAACATCTCCGAGATCGCGCCGCTGTTGATCGTGATCCGGCTGTCGGAATTCCGCTATGCCGACGCCACGGCGATCGCGGTCGTGATGCTGGTGGCCTCGTTCCTGATCATCTTCCTGATCAACCGCCTGCAGCGCTGGGCGCAAGCCCGCATTCCCGTGCATTGAGGTCTTGAGAGATGTCGATGCAGACGGGATTGGCAACCTCGACGACGCAGCTGCGGACCTACGCGCCCGCGACCGATGTCAGCGTGGCGGCGCCGGCGCCGCGGCTCGAGATCGCGCGTGCCGAGCCGGTCGCTGCGCGGCGCAACCCACGCACCGAGCCGGGCCCGATTCGCTTGATCATCATCGCGCTCGCGATCACCTTCCTCAGCGTCTTCGTCGTGCTGCCGCTGATGGTCGTGTTCGCGTCGGCGTTCTCGAAAGGCGTCGTCGCCTATTTCGCGGCGCTGGCGGAGCCCGAGGCGCTTGCCGCGATCAAGCTGACGCTCTTGATCGCCGCGATCTCGGTCACGCTCAACCTGGTGTTCGGCGTGGTCGCGGCCTGGGCGATCTCCAAATTCGAATTCACCGGCAAGACCTTCCTGATCACGCTGATCGACTTGCCTTTTTCTGTTTCGCCCGTGATCTCGGGCCTGGTGTTCGTGCTGCTGTTCGGTGCCCAGGGCTATTTCGGAGCGTGGTTGCAGGCGCACAACGTCCATATCCTGTTCGCGGTGCCCGGCATTGCGCTGGCGACGATCTTCGTCACCTTTCCCTTCGTGGCGCGCGCGCTGATCCCGCTGATGCAGGAGCAGGGCACCCAGGAAGAGGAGGCGGCGATCTCGCTCGGCGCCTCCGGCCTGCAGACCTTCTTCCGCGTCACGCTGCCCAACATCAAATGGGGCCTGCTCTACGGCGTCCTGCTCAGCAACGCGCGCGCGATGGGCGAGTTCGGCGCGGTGTCCGTCGTCTCCGGCCACATCCGCGGCGAGACCAACACGATGCCGCTGCTGGTCGAGATTCTCTACAACGAATACCAGTTCGTGGCGTCGTTCGCGATCGCGTCGCTGCTCGCGATGCTGGCGCTGATCACGCTGGTGGCGAAGACCGTTCTCGAGCGGCGGCTCGACGAGGCAGAGGTGCCCGATGGCGATTGAAGTCAGGAATATCGTAAAGACGTTCGGCAGCTTTGCCGCGCTCGACAACGTCGATCTCAAGGTCGCCGACGGCGAGCTGCTGGCGTTGCTCGGTCCGTCCGGCTCCGGCAAGACGACGCTGCTGCGGATCATCGCAGGGCTGGATTGGCCCGACTCCGGCGAGGTCGCGATCGACGGCGAGAATGCGCTCTCGCGCGGCGCCAGCGAGCGCCAGGTCGGCTTCGTGTTCCAGCACTACGCGCTGTTCCGCCACATGACGGTGTTCGAGAACGTCGCGTTCGGCCTGCGCGTGCAGCCGCGGGCGATCCGCAAGGACGAGGCGACGATCCGCGCCCGCGTCAAGAACCTGCTCGATCTGGTGCAGCTCGATTGGCTGGCCAACCGTTATCCAAGCCAATTGTCCGGCGGCCAGCGGCAGCGCATCGCCCTGGCGCGCGCGCTCGCGATCGAGCCGCGGATCCTGCTGCTCGACGAGCCGTTCGGGGCGCTCGATGCCAAGGTGCGCAAGGAGCTGCGGCAATGGCTGCGCTCGCTGCACAACGAGATCCACGTCACCTCGATCTTCGTCACCCACGATCAGGAGGAGGCGCTCGAGGTCGCCAACCGCGTCGTGGTGATGGACAAGGGCAAGATCGAGCAGATCGGCTCGCCCGGCGAGGTCTATGACAATCCGGCGACCGCCTTCGTGCACGGCTTCATCGGTGAATCCATCGTGCTGCCGGTCGATGTCGCCGGCGATGCGGTGCGGCTGGACGGCCGTCCGTTGAACATTCCGGCGCTGGGAGCGGCATCCGGCGCGGCCAAGCTGTTCGTCCGCCGCCACGACATGGCGGTCGGCCCGGCCGGAACCGGGGCGCTGGAAGGCGCGATCCGGCATGTCCGCTCGTTCGGTCCGATCCAGCGCGCCGAGGTGGCCCTGTCGGGCAGCGAGGGCAAGACCGTGATCGAGATCGACGCCCCCCGCGACCGCGAGCTGCAGGCCGGCGAAATCGTCTCGCTGCAACCCCGCCGCTACCGGATCTTTGCCGCCCAGTAGCCCCTAACCGCCGGCTGAACACCTCCCCTTGAAAAGGGGAGGTCGCTTTGCTCGCCAGAGCAAAGCGGGTGGGGATCTGCTCTTTCCACTCGCAGCGTCGCCTGCGGCCGACCCCATCCCGACCTTCCCCTTTCAGGGGGAAGGGGAAGCTCTGCATCCAAGCCATTCCGGGGCGCGAAGCGAACCCGGAATCTCGAGATTCCGGGTTCGATGCTACCGCATCGCCCCGGAATGACGGCGTTTTGCGTGGCCAAAAGTTAGCCCCTGTTCACCATTCAGCCACGGTTGGTATGCAACAACGGCGGGCCAACCTTGGGGGTTTTTACCTGTGAAACGGACGACGGTCGCCCTGTTCGGGCTTCTGGTGCTTGGCGGCTGCGCCGCGGACACCAAAATCCCGGAAGAACCGGCCATGTATCTCAACATGGCGCAGCCCGGTGCCGTGCTGGACAGCCAGGCGGCCGCGATCATGTTTTCGCAATACCGCCAGAACAATGGTCTCGGCACCGTCGTGGTCGACCCCGATTTGACCAGGCTCGCCGAGCAGCAGTCGCAGGCGATGGCCGCCCGCAACAAGATGGACCATGACGTGAAGGCCCCGCTCGGCAAGCGGCTGGAGGCCGGCGGCTATCCCGCGACGGTGGCGGTCGAGAACATCTCGGCCGGCTATCACACGCTGGCGGAGGCATTTTCGGGCTGGCGCGATTCACCGCCGCACAAGGCCAACATGCTCAAGAGCGGTGTCACAAAAATGGGCATCGCGGCCGTCTATGCTCCAAATACCAAATACAAGGTGTTCTGGACGCTCATTTTGGCGGCAACCTGATCTCGATAAATTCCGCGTGATCTTCCCTCCATATCTCGTTGATTGACGCGGCTGCGAACAGCCGCCACGGTGCGCCCTCACGTCATTTCGAACCGAACGGTTACGAATGGATACTTCGGATTCCGCGCCGACGCCGGCGCAAGCGCAGCGCGTACTGGTTCTTCAGGGCGGCGGTGCGCTCGGCTCCTATCAGGCCGGTGCCTTCCAGGCGCTTTGTCACGCGGGCTTCGAGCCGGAATGGATCGCCGGCATCTCGATCGGCGCCATCAATGCCGCGATCATCGCCGGCAACGAGCCGGACAGGCGCGTGCCGCGGCTGAAGGAATTCTGGGAGATGGTCTCGGCGCCGGTGCCGTGGAATCCGATCTCCAAGCATGAGCGCGCCCGCTCGCTGTTCAACGAGACCAGCGCCGCCATCATCGCAACCTTCGGCGTGCCCGGCTTCTTCACGCCGCGGATTCCGCCGGCGCCGCTGTGGCCGCCCGGCAGCTCGCAGTCGCTGAGCTATTACGACACCGCGCCGCTGAAGAAGACGCTGGAGCGCCTGGTTGATTTCGATCGCATCAACGATCTGAAGACGCGGCTGTCGGTCGGCGCGGTCGGCGTCACCTCGGGCAATTTCCGCTATTTCGACAATTACGAGTTCAAGAAGCTCGGCAAGAAGATCGGCCCCGAGCACATCATGGCCTCGGGCGCCTTGCCGCCGGGCTTTCCCGCCGTCGTGATCGAGGGCGAGTATTACTGGGACGGCGGCATCGCCTCCAACACGCCGCTCGACTTCGTGCTCGACGAGGAGACCAGCCGCGATCTCCTGATCTTCCAGGTCGACCTGTTCAGCGCGCGCGGGCCGTTGCCGGAGACGCTGCTGGAGGCCGCCGAGCGCGAAAAGGACATCCGCTATTCCAGCCGGACGCGGATGAACACCGACAAGAACCGGCAGATCCACAACGCCCGCATGGCGGTGCGCGACCTGATCGGCAAGCTGCCCGATTACCTGAAGAACGATCCGTCGGTCGAATTGTTGCGCAAGGCGTCCAAAGAGAACACCGTCACGGTGGTTCACCTGATCTACAAGAGCAAGAACTACGAGTCCTCGTCGAAGGACTACGACTTCTCCCATGTCGGAATGGTCGAGCACTGGGGCGCGGGCGTCCGCGACGTGCATTTGTCGATGCGTCACAAAGAGTGGCTAGAACGGCCGCAGTCCGGGGAAACCATGGTGACTTACGACCTCACGGGGGACGAACCCATGCCCCCTGAATCGAAGCCCCCTGCAAGCAAATAGGAGCGAACAACAATGGGTACGTTGACAGGCAAGACCGCCGTGGTGACCGGCTCGACCAGCGGCATCGGATTGGCTTATGCGCGCGCCTTCGCCGGCGCCGGCGCCAATATCGTGCTCAACGGCATGGGCGTGCCGGCCGACATCGAGAAAGAGCGCTCTGGCATCGAGACCGACTTCAAGGTCAAGGCGGTGCACTCGCCGGCCGACATGACCAAGCCGGCCGAGATCGCCGACATGATCGCGCTCGGCGAAAAGACCTTCGGCTCGGTCGACATCCTCGTCAACAATGCCGGCATCCAGTTCGTGTCGCCGATCGAGGAATTCCCGCCGGAGAAGTGGGAAGCCATCATCTCGATCAACCTGTCGTCGGCGTTCTATGGCATCCGCGCCGCGGTACCCGGCATGAAGAAGCGCGGCTGGGGCCGCATTATCAACACGGCTTCCGCGCACTCGCTGGTCGCTTCGCCGTTCAAGTCGGCCTATGTCTCGGCCAAGCACGGCATCGCCGGCCTCACCAAGACCGCGGCGCTCGAGCTTGCGCAGTTCAAGATCACCTGCAACTGCATCAGCCCGGGCTATGTCTGGACGCCGCTGGTCGAGCACCAGATTCCGGAGACCATGAAGGCGCGCAACATGACCAAGGAGCAGGTCATCAAGGACGTGCTGCTCGCCGCCCAGCCGACCAAGGAGTTCGTCACCTCCGAGCAGGTCGCAGC
This Bradyrhizobium sp. CCBAU 53421 DNA region includes the following protein-coding sequences:
- a CDS encoding sulfate ABC transporter substrate-binding protein is translated as MIRRMLPLVAGLLWASSAFAADYSLLNVSYDPTRELYVDFNKAFASAYQKETGKSVEIKQSHGGSGSQARSVIDGLQADIVTLALAYDIDAIAGKGLLPADWQKRLPLNASPYTSTIVFLVRKGNPKGIKDWDDLIKPGVAVITPNPKTSGGARWNYLAAWGYAQKKFGSVDKAKKFVADLYQNVPVLDTGARGSTVTFVERGVGDVLLAWENEAFLALREFGADKFEIVAPPQSILAEPPVAVVDTVADKKGTRAVAEAYLKYWYTKEGQEIAARNSYRPRDPEIAKEYEKSFAKVELFTIDDVFGGWTKAQKEHFAEGGIFDQIYKN
- the cysT gene encoding sulfate ABC transporter permease subunit CysT → MGLTLTWLSVIILIPLAALFLKTFELSLDQFWTIVTSRRTLNALKISFGLSFAAACVNLVMGTIIVWALVRYRFPGRRLFDAIVDIPFALPTAVAGVALTQLFAQKGWLGAPLAELGIKVAFTPIGIFIAMIFIGIPFVVRTVQPVLIDLDPEIEEAAASLGASRWHTVFRVILPSLIPALLTGFALAFARAIGEYGSVIFIAGNLPNISEIAPLLIVIRLSEFRYADATAIAVVMLVASFLIIFLINRLQRWAQARIPVH
- the cysW gene encoding sulfate ABC transporter permease subunit CysW, with product MSMQTGLATSTTQLRTYAPATDVSVAAPAPRLEIARAEPVAARRNPRTEPGPIRLIIIALAITFLSVFVVLPLMVVFASAFSKGVVAYFAALAEPEALAAIKLTLLIAAISVTLNLVFGVVAAWAISKFEFTGKTFLITLIDLPFSVSPVISGLVFVLLFGAQGYFGAWLQAHNVHILFAVPGIALATIFVTFPFVARALIPLMQEQGTQEEEAAISLGASGLQTFFRVTLPNIKWGLLYGVLLSNARAMGEFGAVSVVSGHIRGETNTMPLLVEILYNEYQFVASFAIASLLAMLALITLVAKTVLERRLDEAEVPDGD
- a CDS encoding sulfate/molybdate ABC transporter ATP-binding protein, producing the protein MAIEVRNIVKTFGSFAALDNVDLKVADGELLALLGPSGSGKTTLLRIIAGLDWPDSGEVAIDGENALSRGASERQVGFVFQHYALFRHMTVFENVAFGLRVQPRAIRKDEATIRARVKNLLDLVQLDWLANRYPSQLSGGQRQRIALARALAIEPRILLLDEPFGALDAKVRKELRQWLRSLHNEIHVTSIFVTHDQEEALEVANRVVVMDKGKIEQIGSPGEVYDNPATAFVHGFIGESIVLPVDVAGDAVRLDGRPLNIPALGAASGAAKLFVRRHDMAVGPAGTGALEGAIRHVRSFGPIQRAEVALSGSEGKTVIEIDAPRDRELQAGEIVSLQPRRYRIFAAQ
- a CDS encoding CAP domain-containing protein — protein: MKRTTVALFGLLVLGGCAADTKIPEEPAMYLNMAQPGAVLDSQAAAIMFSQYRQNNGLGTVVVDPDLTRLAEQQSQAMAARNKMDHDVKAPLGKRLEAGGYPATVAVENISAGYHTLAEAFSGWRDSPPHKANMLKSGVTKMGIAAVYAPNTKYKVFWTLILAAT
- a CDS encoding DUF3734 domain-containing protein, giving the protein MDTSDSAPTPAQAQRVLVLQGGGALGSYQAGAFQALCHAGFEPEWIAGISIGAINAAIIAGNEPDRRVPRLKEFWEMVSAPVPWNPISKHERARSLFNETSAAIIATFGVPGFFTPRIPPAPLWPPGSSQSLSYYDTAPLKKTLERLVDFDRINDLKTRLSVGAVGVTSGNFRYFDNYEFKKLGKKIGPEHIMASGALPPGFPAVVIEGEYYWDGGIASNTPLDFVLDEETSRDLLIFQVDLFSARGPLPETLLEAAEREKDIRYSSRTRMNTDKNRQIHNARMAVRDLIGKLPDYLKNDPSVELLRKASKENTVTVVHLIYKSKNYESSSKDYDFSHVGMVEHWGAGVRDVHLSMRHKEWLERPQSGETMVTYDLTGDEPMPPESKPPASK
- a CDS encoding 3-hydroxybutyrate dehydrogenase, translating into MGTLTGKTAVVTGSTSGIGLAYARAFAGAGANIVLNGMGVPADIEKERSGIETDFKVKAVHSPADMTKPAEIADMIALGEKTFGSVDILVNNAGIQFVSPIEEFPPEKWEAIISINLSSAFYGIRAAVPGMKKRGWGRIINTASAHSLVASPFKSAYVSAKHGIAGLTKTAALELAQFKITCNCISPGYVWTPLVEHQIPETMKARNMTKEQVIKDVLLAAQPTKEFVTSEQVAALALFLCGDDAAQITGANLSIDGGWTAE